In Desulfovibrio aminophilus, a single genomic region encodes these proteins:
- a CDS encoding PAS domain-containing protein, with protein MRSRRPAATSRRCPRRPGEDLVHTLLNAASDHALLLRRDGTVLACNRSMAAIFHLDPGQLAGERIYDFFPQETAQRWAESVDRALDGQDRRLEENLIPGLDLETRMHRVAGTDGEPDRVAVFSRDVSARKAAERERTRLASAIEQTADAVIVYDEDMRVEFINQSFEALTGYSLKDVRGHDPSTFYVGFEQGRCLAEILDCLARGDSWTGRVGNTCKDGKVIRCEKTVAPIRGKGGSILGYVSVWRDVTEVEILERQLRRAQKMEALGTLAGGIAHDFNNILAPIVLLADIGLCRLPEGDPLRSVFERILKATKRAGDLVRQILGLSRRHESDHPMPVRLAVILEECLKLLRPTLPSTIAISLELETKRDVVLADPSQIHQMVINLCTNAAWAMRGSGGSLELRVSERDVPRSGDRSFPCAAPGPHVLLSVRDTGHGIDAEHMEHIFEPFFTTRGDGSGTGLGLAVVQNIVDQLRGGVRVRSKPGAGTCFEILLPRTDAPAREAEEPTRVLPEVRGGGRILVVDDEVEILDACTLGLTALGYEVTACSRGEEALALFRDAPQGFDLVLTDATMPGMTGPDLVRELLKINPHLPIILASGHSELASREKAWKLGAQEYLDKPYGMDQLAVLARRILGRARPSGGSGA; from the coding sequence ATGCGCTCCAGACGCCCTGCCGCCACGTCCCGCCGCTGCCCGCGACGGCCCGGTGAGGACCTCGTCCACACCCTGCTCAACGCCGCCTCGGACCATGCCCTGCTCCTCCGCCGGGACGGCACGGTCCTGGCCTGCAACCGCTCCATGGCCGCCATCTTCCACCTTGATCCCGGGCAACTCGCCGGAGAACGCATCTACGACTTCTTTCCCCAGGAGACGGCCCAAAGATGGGCCGAGTCCGTGGACCGCGCCCTGGACGGCCAGGATCGCAGACTGGAGGAGAACCTCATCCCCGGCCTGGACCTGGAGACGCGCATGCACCGGGTCGCGGGAACGGACGGGGAGCCGGATCGCGTGGCCGTGTTCAGCCGGGACGTCTCCGCGCGCAAGGCCGCCGAACGCGAACGCACCCGCCTGGCCTCGGCCATCGAGCAGACCGCCGACGCGGTGATCGTCTACGACGAGGACATGCGCGTGGAGTTCATCAACCAGTCCTTCGAAGCCCTCACCGGCTACTCGCTCAAGGACGTGCGGGGCCACGATCCCTCGACGTTCTACGTCGGCTTCGAACAGGGCCGCTGCTTGGCGGAGATTCTGGACTGTCTCGCGCGGGGAGACTCCTGGACCGGTCGGGTGGGCAACACCTGCAAGGACGGCAAGGTGATCCGCTGCGAGAAGACCGTGGCCCCCATCCGGGGCAAGGGCGGCAGCATCCTCGGCTACGTGAGCGTCTGGCGCGACGTCACCGAGGTGGAAATCCTCGAACGCCAACTGCGCCGGGCCCAGAAGATGGAAGCCCTGGGCACCCTGGCCGGGGGCATCGCCCACGACTTCAACAACATCCTGGCGCCCATCGTGCTTCTGGCCGACATCGGCCTGTGCCGCCTGCCCGAGGGCGACCCGCTGCGCTCGGTCTTCGAGCGCATTCTCAAGGCCACCAAGAGGGCAGGCGACCTGGTGCGCCAGATTCTCGGCCTGAGCCGCCGCCACGAGTCCGACCACCCCATGCCGGTGCGCCTGGCCGTCATCCTGGAGGAATGCCTGAAACTCCTCCGCCCCACCCTGCCGAGCACCATCGCCATCAGCCTGGAACTGGAGACCAAGCGCGACGTGGTCCTGGCCGATCCCTCCCAAATCCACCAGATGGTCATCAATCTCTGCACCAACGCGGCCTGGGCCATGCGCGGCAGCGGCGGATCGCTGGAACTGCGCGTCTCGGAGCGGGACGTGCCCCGGAGCGGCGACCGCTCCTTCCCCTGCGCCGCGCCGGGCCCGCACGTGCTCCTCAGCGTGCGCGACACGGGCCACGGCATCGACGCCGAGCACATGGAGCACATCTTCGAGCCCTTCTTCACCACCCGGGGCGACGGCTCGGGCACCGGCCTGGGCTTGGCCGTGGTCCAGAACATCGTGGACCAGTTGCGCGGCGGCGTGCGGGTGCGCAGCAAGCCCGGCGCGGGGACCTGCTTCGAAATCCTCCTGCCGCGCACGGACGCCCCGGCCCGCGAGGCGGAGGAGCCGACGCGCGTGCTCCCCGAGGTGCGCGGCGGCGGCCGCATCCTGGTGGTGGACGACGAGGTGGAGATCCTGGACGCCTGCACCCTGGGTCTGACCGCCCTGGGCTACGAGGTCACGGCCTGCTCCCGGGGCGAGGAGGCCCTGGCCCTGTTCCGAGACGCGCCGCAGGGTTTCGACCTGGTGCTCACCGATGCGACCATGCCGGGGATGACCGGGCCGGACCTCGTGCGCGAGCTGCTCAAGATCAACCCGCACCTGCCCATCATCCTGGCCTCCGGGCACAGTGAGCTGGCTTCCCGGGAAAAGGCCTGGAAACTCGGGGCCCAGGAATACCTGGACAAACCCTACGGCATGGACCAGCTCGCGGTCCTCGCGCGCCGGATTCTCGGCCGGGCGCGGCCCAGCGGAGGGAGCGGAGCATGA
- a CDS encoding hydrogenase iron-sulfur subunit, which translates to MEELVVVPQTESRAVPGEAFEPAIVAFVCNWCTYTAADLAGTARMVQSPNVRLVRMMCTGMVDPKYVIKALLSGADAVLVSGCHPGDCHYINGNYKARRRMKLLKEILPRFGIDERRLKLTWVGASEGNEFAATVNAFVAEIKELGPIDTRRLPLL; encoded by the coding sequence ATGGAAGAACTGGTCGTCGTCCCGCAAACGGAATCCCGGGCGGTCCCGGGAGAGGCCTTCGAGCCCGCCATCGTGGCCTTCGTCTGCAACTGGTGCACCTACACCGCCGCGGACCTGGCGGGCACCGCGCGCATGGTCCAGTCGCCCAACGTCCGGCTGGTGCGCATGATGTGCACCGGCATGGTGGACCCCAAGTACGTCATCAAGGCCCTGCTCTCCGGGGCGGACGCGGTGCTCGTCTCCGGCTGCCATCCCGGGGACTGCCACTACATCAACGGCAACTACAAGGCCCGCCGGCGCATGAAGCTGCTCAAGGAGATCCTGCCGCGCTTCGGCATCGACGAGCGCCGGCTCAAGCTGACCTGGGTGGGAGCCAGCGAGGGCAACGAGTTCGCCGCCACGGTCAACGCCTTCGTGGCGGAAATCAAGGAGCTGGGGCCCATCGACACCCGGCGCCTGCCCTTGCTCTGA
- a CDS encoding CoB--CoM heterodisulfide reductase iron-sulfur subunit A family protein, translating into MASRIGVYVCHCGTNIAGKVDSAGVARFAAGLKNVIVARDYKFMCSDPGQDMIIKDIREMGLTRVVVASCSPRLHEKTFQKACQRGGLNPFLFQMTCIREHCSWVVADPEAATAKARNLLAAAVSRVNYHDELHSRVEAVHPDVLVVGGGIAGIQAALDIAKAGHKVHLVEKGPSIGGHMAQFDKTFPTLDCAACISTPKMVAVAQESNINLMTLSEVVEVKGYVGNYMVRVRTAPRYVNQDLCTGCGLCMEKCPKSVVSEFEEGIGKRKAIHRNSPQSVPNTPMIDPAVCIHFVKGKCGACEKHCPSGAIDFQQTESFLDLQVGTVVLATGFDIMDPSCLPQYGFGRYPEVYTGLQFERLNNAVGPTGGKIVMKDGRPPESVGIIHCVGSRDKNHHPYCSRVCCMYALKYDHLIKDKVGHGAKVYNFYIDMRCFGKGYEEFYRRVQEEGVTFIRGRPAEITDRAANAAEEGKLVVVCEDTLLGRTLRVPVDMVVLCTAMKARADAPEVARVFGISQGQDGFFLEEHPKLGPVSTATDGIFLAGTCQGPKDIPDAVAHASGGAGQALALAARGEVDISPTVSWINPDVCVGCKMCIDLCAYSAIEFDERRKVSVINEAMCKGCGSCAGHCPSGAAQVRHFNGKQVFAEMEGLLSPAPDAPGVEAV; encoded by the coding sequence ATGGCCAGCAGAATCGGTGTCTATGTATGCCACTGCGGCACGAACATCGCCGGCAAGGTGGACTCGGCGGGCGTGGCGCGCTTCGCGGCCGGACTGAAGAACGTGATCGTGGCCCGGGACTACAAGTTCATGTGCTCGGACCCGGGGCAGGACATGATCATCAAGGACATCCGGGAGATGGGCCTGACCCGGGTGGTGGTGGCGTCCTGTTCGCCGCGACTGCACGAGAAGACCTTCCAGAAGGCCTGCCAGCGCGGCGGACTGAACCCCTTCCTCTTCCAGATGACCTGCATCCGGGAGCACTGCTCCTGGGTGGTGGCCGATCCGGAAGCGGCCACGGCCAAGGCTCGCAACCTGTTGGCCGCCGCGGTTTCCCGGGTCAACTACCACGACGAGCTGCATTCCCGCGTGGAAGCCGTGCACCCCGACGTGCTCGTGGTGGGCGGCGGCATCGCCGGAATCCAGGCCGCCCTGGACATCGCCAAGGCGGGCCACAAGGTCCACCTCGTGGAGAAGGGGCCCTCCATCGGCGGCCACATGGCCCAGTTCGACAAGACCTTCCCCACCCTGGACTGCGCGGCCTGCATCTCCACGCCCAAGATGGTGGCCGTGGCCCAGGAGTCGAACATCAACCTCATGACCCTGAGCGAGGTGGTGGAGGTCAAGGGCTACGTGGGCAACTACATGGTGCGGGTGCGGACCGCGCCGCGCTACGTGAACCAGGATCTCTGCACGGGCTGCGGCCTGTGCATGGAGAAGTGCCCCAAGAGCGTGGTCAGCGAGTTCGAGGAGGGCATCGGCAAGCGCAAGGCCATCCACCGCAATTCGCCCCAGAGCGTGCCCAACACGCCGATGATCGACCCCGCCGTCTGCATCCATTTCGTCAAGGGCAAGTGCGGAGCCTGCGAGAAGCACTGCCCCTCCGGGGCCATCGATTTCCAGCAGACCGAGTCCTTCCTGGACCTGCAGGTGGGCACCGTGGTCCTGGCCACGGGCTTCGACATCATGGACCCGTCCTGCCTGCCGCAATACGGCTTCGGGCGCTATCCCGAGGTCTACACGGGGTTGCAGTTCGAGCGCCTGAACAACGCCGTGGGCCCCACGGGCGGCAAGATCGTGATGAAGGACGGCCGCCCGCCGGAGAGCGTGGGCATCATCCACTGCGTGGGCAGCCGCGACAAGAACCACCATCCGTACTGCTCGCGGGTCTGCTGCATGTACGCCCTGAAGTACGACCACCTCATCAAGGACAAGGTCGGCCACGGCGCCAAGGTCTACAATTTCTACATCGACATGCGCTGCTTCGGAAAGGGCTACGAGGAATTCTACCGCCGGGTCCAGGAGGAGGGCGTGACCTTCATCCGGGGCCGTCCGGCCGAGATCACGGACCGCGCCGCGAACGCCGCCGAGGAGGGCAAGCTCGTGGTGGTCTGCGAGGACACCCTGCTGGGCCGGACCCTGCGCGTGCCCGTGGACATGGTGGTGCTCTGCACGGCCATGAAGGCCCGGGCCGACGCCCCGGAAGTGGCCAGGGTCTTCGGCATCAGCCAGGGCCAGGACGGCTTCTTCCTGGAGGAGCACCCCAAGCTCGGGCCGGTGTCCACGGCCACCGACGGCATCTTCCTGGCCGGAACCTGCCAGGGGCCCAAGGACATCCCCGACGCCGTGGCCCACGCCTCGGGCGGCGCGGGACAGGCCCTGGCCCTGGCCGCGCGCGGCGAGGTGGACATCTCGCCCACGGTCTCCTGGATCAACCCGGATGTCTGCGTGGGCTGCAAGATGTGCATCGACCTCTGCGCCTATTCGGCCATCGAGTTCGACGAGCGGCGCAAGGTCTCGGTGATCAACGAGGCCATGTGCAAGGGCTGCGGCAGCTGCGCCGGGCACTGTCCCAGCGGGGCGGCCCAGGTCCGCCACTTCAACGGCAAGCAGGTCTTCGCGGAGATGGAGGGGCTGCTGAGCCCGGCGCCGGACGCGCCCGGCGTGGAAGCCGTCTGA
- a CDS encoding sigma-54 dependent transcriptional regulator, translated as MNRPNVLIVDDDAMLRDALQTAVEQMGYAADCSATLKEGLATAEAGDYDVVILDVRMPDGSGLEHLGRFQECPSAPEVIILTGVGDPDGAELAIRSGAWSYIAKPPTLNKIRLPLQRAIEHHRGKNRLLPLGLKRSGIIGDSRTMLRCLDLAAQAAATDASVLITGETGTGKELFARAIHDNSDRAEASFVVVDCAALPEQLVESQLFGYERGAFTGADRRFEGLVLQSHRGTLFLDEIGELPLAVQKSFLRVLQDGCFRPVGGVKEIRSEFRLVVATNRDLDALVEQGRFRQDLLFRVRTMTLSLPRLKERHGDIALLCRHFVARRCRLHGLPAKRISPDYLEALESYEWPGNVRELIHAVERSLAAAQNDPVLIPAHLPTNIRVSLARSSVPGHGAPAGAEFETSGPLQPLREVRLQAVADVERRYLQDLLTQTGGDIQRACALSDLSRARLYALLKKYDLT; from the coding sequence ATGAACAGGCCCAACGTGCTCATCGTGGACGACGACGCCATGCTCCGCGACGCGCTCCAGACCGCCGTGGAGCAGATGGGCTACGCGGCCGACTGCTCGGCCACCCTCAAAGAGGGCCTGGCCACGGCCGAGGCCGGGGACTACGACGTGGTCATCCTGGACGTGCGCATGCCCGACGGCAGCGGTCTGGAGCATCTCGGACGTTTCCAGGAGTGCCCCTCCGCGCCGGAGGTCATCATCCTCACCGGCGTGGGCGACCCCGACGGCGCGGAGCTGGCCATCCGCAGCGGGGCTTGGAGCTACATCGCCAAGCCGCCGACATTGAACAAGATCCGCCTGCCGCTCCAGCGGGCCATCGAGCACCACCGGGGCAAGAACCGGCTCCTGCCCCTGGGACTCAAGCGCAGCGGCATCATCGGCGACAGCCGGACCATGCTGCGCTGCCTGGACCTGGCGGCCCAGGCGGCGGCCACCGACGCCTCGGTGCTCATCACCGGAGAAACCGGCACGGGCAAGGAACTCTTCGCCCGGGCCATCCACGACAACAGCGACCGGGCCGAGGCGTCCTTCGTGGTGGTGGACTGCGCCGCCCTGCCGGAGCAGCTGGTGGAAAGCCAGCTCTTCGGCTACGAGCGGGGGGCCTTCACCGGCGCGGACCGCCGCTTCGAGGGCTTGGTGCTCCAGTCCCACCGGGGCACCCTCTTCCTGGACGAGATCGGGGAGCTGCCCCTGGCGGTGCAGAAGTCCTTCCTGCGCGTCCTGCAGGACGGCTGCTTCCGCCCGGTGGGCGGGGTGAAGGAAATCCGCAGTGAATTCCGACTGGTGGTGGCCACCAACCGCGACCTGGACGCGCTGGTGGAGCAGGGGCGCTTCCGCCAGGACCTGCTCTTCCGGGTGCGGACCATGACCCTCAGCCTGCCGCGCCTCAAGGAGCGCCACGGCGACATCGCCCTGCTCTGCCGCCATTTCGTGGCCCGGCGGTGCCGCCTGCACGGCCTGCCCGCCAAGCGCATCTCCCCGGACTACCTGGAAGCCCTGGAGAGCTACGAATGGCCCGGCAACGTCCGGGAGCTGATCCACGCCGTGGAGCGCTCCCTGGCGGCCGCGCAGAACGATCCGGTGCTCATCCCGGCGCACCTGCCCACGAACATCCGCGTGAGCCTGGCGCGTTCCTCGGTGCCCGGGCACGGCGCCCCGGCCGGGGCGGAATTCGAGACAAGCGGTCCTCTCCAGCCCCTGCGCGAGGTCCGGCTCCAGGCCGTGGCCGACGTGGAACGCCGCTACCTCCAGGACCTGCTGACCCAGACCGGCGGCGACATCCAACGGGCCTGCGCCCTGTCCGACCTGTCCCGGGCCCGCCTCTACGCCCTGCTGAAGAAGTACGATCTGACGTAA
- a CDS encoding energy transducer TonB has product MLHVDRVDGVAHGELSRELLLPGLRLFEAVRGRGGGIGLAAALLALLLHGLVLAGALAFVPDAVEYADFPAYEVDLVSLVQGGGSGHEDGVPAVAARVASALPKQREPVPVRQDPRPAKSVPPRAAEPAPAPAPVAVPAPVAVPDPGAPASTDAVEDVPAPSAPPAAAPAGGEAPGPVAAQTHPAGLPHGQGQGLGPGLDGYGLGQVERAPRLLRKVEPKYPLAARRRQVTGKVLVKFLVDPEGRVRHLDVVESRPRGVFDQAAVEAVSAWEFSPGVLRGRNVSVWMLLPISFTLQ; this is encoded by the coding sequence ATGCTACACGTCGACCGCGTGGACGGAGTCGCGCACGGAGAACTGTCCCGGGAGCTGTTGCTCCCCGGGCTGCGGCTGTTCGAGGCGGTGCGCGGCCGGGGCGGCGGAATCGGGCTCGCGGCGGCGCTGCTGGCCTTGCTGCTGCACGGCCTGGTGCTCGCCGGGGCCCTGGCGTTCGTGCCGGATGCCGTGGAGTACGCGGATTTTCCCGCCTACGAGGTGGACTTGGTGAGTCTCGTCCAGGGCGGCGGCAGCGGCCACGAGGACGGCGTTCCGGCGGTCGCGGCCCGGGTGGCCTCGGCCTTGCCCAAACAGCGGGAGCCCGTGCCTGTCCGGCAGGATCCGCGCCCGGCGAAGTCCGTTCCGCCCCGCGCGGCGGAACCGGCTCCCGCGCCCGCTCCGGTGGCCGTGCCCGCTCCGGTGGCCGTGCCCGACCCCGGGGCCCCGGCATCCACGGACGCCGTCGAGGACGTCCCGGCTCCCTCCGCGCCCCCCGCGGCCGCTCCGGCGGGCGGCGAAGCGCCCGGCCCCGTCGCGGCGCAGACGCATCCGGCCGGTCTGCCGCATGGCCAGGGCCAGGGGCTGGGCCCGGGTCTGGACGGCTACGGCCTGGGCCAGGTGGAACGGGCCCCGCGCCTGCTGCGCAAGGTGGAGCCGAAATATCCGCTGGCCGCGCGCAGGCGGCAGGTCACGGGCAAGGTGCTGGTCAAGTTTCTGGTGGACCCCGAGGGCCGCGTGCGGCACCTGGACGTGGTCGAATCCCGGCCCAGGGGGGTGTTCGATCAGGCCGCCGTGGAGGCCGTGTCCGCCTGGGAGTTCAGTCCCGGCGTGCTGCGCGGCCGGAACGTGAGCGTCTGGATGCTCCTGCCGATCTCCTTCACGCTGCAGTGA